In the genome of Falsirhodobacter halotolerans, the window ACGGTTCTGCGCCGGATGGTGGAGGTGATGGCCGGGACCCCGCTGACCGATGCGGCGGCGGGGCCGTTCACCCTGGCCGTGCCGGTGGGGGCCTTCACCGACGCGCTGTCGCCGGAGGTGGAGGCGCTGTTTGCCCGCGATCAGGCCCGGCTGCGGGCGGCGGGGCACGATCTTCAACCGCTGGACCTGACCTTTCTGGGCGCGGCGATCGGCCTGAACCGCATCCTTGTCGCGGCCGAGGCGCATCGCCTTTATGCCCCGCATCTGGACCGGCTGGAAACGGTGGGCGACCCCCGCGTCCTGTCGCGCATCCGGTTCGCCGAAACCCTGTCGGCGGCGCAGGTGGAGGAGGCCTTGGCCGCGCGGGCCGAGGTTGTGGCGCGGTTCGACGCCGCGATGGCCCCGTTCGACGCCGCCATCGCGCCCACGCTGTCGCGGATGCCCCCCACCATCGCCGAGGTGGAGGCGGATTTCGACAGGTTGAACGCGGCGATGCTGCGCAACACGTCGCTGGTCAATCTGGCCGACGGCTGCGCGCTGGCGATGCCCATGCCGGGCGGGGGCGGGTGGTCGATGACCATGCTGGTCGGGCGTCGGGGCGCGGATGCGCGGCTGTTCGCACTGGCGCAGACCATCGGCTGACGGTTGACCGCGGGGGCCGCCTGTCCCATCGTCGGGCCACCGCGATGACAGGGGATGGGACGATGCGACTTGTGATGCTGGATCCGGCGCAACCCGAACGGCTGGACCGGATCCGGCCCTTTCTGCCGGCGGGGTGGACGCTGGACACCGCCGCCTCGCGC includes:
- a CDS encoding amidase family protein → MIAAFRQKLDIALGRVAAMTEADRRAVFTQFDPARIRAEADGLIARHDAGEAMPLFGTLVSVKDLYDEAGQVTGAGSRLLADGPPAPQDAVAVARLRAAGALMFGRTSMSEFAYSGVGLNPHHGTPSSVLAAGVIPGGSSSGGAVTVGLGLVDAAIGTDTGGSLRIPAAANGLWGIKPTQGLIDDTGVHPLAPSFDTPGPMAADPTVLRRMVEVMAGTPLTDAAAGPFTLAVPVGAFTDALSPEVEALFARDQARLRAAGHDLQPLDLTFLGAAIGLNRILVAAEAHRLYAPHLDRLETVGDPRVLSRIRFAETLSAAQVEEALAARAEVVARFDAAMAPFDAAIAPTLSRMPPTIAEVEADFDRLNAAMLRNTSLVNLADGCALAMPMPGGGGWSMTMLVGRRGADARLFALAQTIG